In the genome of Neofelis nebulosa isolate mNeoNeb1 chromosome 8, mNeoNeb1.pri, whole genome shotgun sequence, one region contains:
- the NAGA gene encoding alpha-N-acetylgalactosaminidase, with the protein MLLKTVLLLALVARVLVLENGLLRKPPMGWLAWERFRCNTDCDEDPKNCISERLFMEMADHLAQDGWRDLGYTYLNMDDCWIGGRDAKGRLIPDPKRFPNGIAFLADYAHSLGLKLGIYEDMGNFTCMGYPGITLDKVTQDAQTFAEWKVDMLKLDGCFSTPEERAMGYPKMAAALNATGRPIAFSCSWPAYEGGLPPKVNYSLLAEICNVWRNYDDIQDSWSSVLSILDWFVDHQDILQPVAGPGHWNDPDMLLIGNFGLSFEQARAQMALWTVLAAPLFMSTDLRTISAQNMDILQNPLMIKINQDPLGIQGRRILKEKSHIEVYVRPLADEASALVFFSRRTDMPYRYHSSLAQLNFNSSNTYEAQNVYTGDVISGLHPKTNFTVVINPSGVVMWYLYPIRKLGKSQQ; encoded by the exons ATGTTGCTGAAAACAG TGCTCTTGCTGGCCCTGGTGGCCCGGGTGCTGGTGCTAGAGAATGGGCTCCTGCGGAAGCCACCCATGGGCTGGCTGGCCTGGGAACGTTTCCGTTGCAACACTGACTGCGACGAGGACCCGAAGAACTGCATCAG CGAGCGGCTCTTCATGGAGATGGCCGACCACTTGGCACAAGACGGATGGCGGGACCTGGGCTACACATACCTTAACATGGATGACTGCTGGATTGGTGGGCGTGACGCCAAAGGCCGCCTGATACCAGATCCCAAGCGCTTCCCCAATGGCATTGCCTTCCTGGCTGACTAT GCTCACTCCCTGGGCCTGAAGCTGGGCATCTACGAGGACATGGGCAACTTCACCTGTATGGGTTACCCAGGCATCACGCTAGACAAGGTGACTCAGGATGCTCAAACCTTTGCCGAGTGGAAGGTGGACATGCTGAAGTTGGATGGCTGCTTTTCGACCCCCGAGGAACGGGCCATGG GATACCCCAAGATGGCAGCTGCCCTGAATGCCACAGGCCGCCCCATTGCCTTCTCCTGCAGTTGGCCGGCCTATGAAGGGGGCCTTCCCCCAAAG GTGAACTACAGTCTGCTGGCAGAAATCTGCAACGTCTGGCGCAACTATGATGACATCCAGGACTCCTGGAGTAGCGTGCTGTCCATCCTGGACTGGTTTGTGGACCACCAGGACATACTGCAGCCGGTGGCAGGCCCTGGACACTGGAACGACCCAGACATG ctgCTCATAGGGAACTTTGGCCTCAGCTTTGAGCAAGCCCGGGCCCAGATGGCCCTATGGACAGTGTTGGCAGCCCCCCTCTTCATGTCCACGGACCTGCGTACCATTTCTGCCCAGAATATGGACATTCTGCAGAATCCACTCATGATCAAAATCAACCAGGATCCCTTGGGCATCCAAGGACGCAGGATTCTCAAG GAGAAATCCCACATTGAAGTGTACGTGAGGCCCCTGGCCGACGAGGCTAGCGCCTTAGTCTTCTTCAGCCGCCGGACGGATATGCCTTATCGCTACCACTCCTCCCTCGCCCAGCTCAACTTTAACAGCTCCAACACCTATGAG GCCCAGAACGTCTACACGGGTGATGTCATCAGTGGCCTCCACCCTAAAACCAACTTCACGGTGGTCATCAACCCTTCAGGGGTAGTGATGTGGTACCTGTATCCCATCAGGAAGCTGGGGAAGTCCCAGCAATGA